GTGCGGCAGTTCTTCCCCGATCTCGGCCAGCCCTCCTCGCAATGGCTGGGCTTCCGGCCGTCGCTGCCGGACTCGCGCCCGGTGATCGGGCCTTCGACGAAATCGCCGGACGTGATCTACGCCTTCGGCCACGGTCATCTGGGAGTCACGCTCGCACCGCTAACTGCCCGACTGGTCGCCGACGTGATTCACGGAAAGTACAGCACATTGCTGCCCCCGTTCACGTCGGCCCGGTTCTAATCTCGCTCTGGCCTCATTCGGGAGCCGCATGCCAGATCAGTCGATGCCGTCCTAAAATTACAAGGTCCGCTTTTGAGGATGTTAGCTTTTCAGCTGCTGGTCCAAATCAGAATCAGGAACGAAAGTGAAATAGGCAATCATGGAGAAGCCCCCGCGGGGCGGCGCGAGTGAGTGGGCTTCTCGAGGGGAGGGCTGGGCGCGGGTAGTTCTTCACGCCGTCGAATCGCGTTGCCGCCGAGTCTGACCGTCTTCAGTGAACAGCGCGTTGTGTAGACATTCCTGGAGCGCAACGGCTGCCGTCGCCGACCGGCCTGAACAGGAGTCATCTGGTTTGAAAAGCCGATGATGGTCCGATGGATGAATTCAGAGCATGATGGCGACGGTTTTGGTCTGGGAGGCTCGGCATGCAATCAAGCAAGATCTGGCTATCGGCAATCGTGATTGGACTTCTGTGCGGGGCGAGTGCGAGTGCGCAGGACATCGGCGATTTCGATCCGTTCGTGACGGTAGAACTTAGTGCCCCAAACTCGGCAAGACGGCTAAAAGACCCAACCGGCCAAGCGCCGACCGACACTGTCTACTCTTTCGCGATTCCATCAGGCTATTGCAACAAGACGCCCTACGACGCATCCGGCGACAGCGACTGCAAACAAAATTCAACTCGATCTTCCATCCGTGAGAACGTGTTCGCCACAAAGAAGAACGGCAGCGGTCAGCCGAAGCAGAGCTGGTATGGCTGGGCGGTCTATTTTCCCGCGGATTTCCAGTATGGTCAGAAGCAGAACGCCGGCCATTACGACCTTGTCTACTGGCATAACAAGCAGTGCCCCCATCTGACGTTCCTCAACTGGGCCGGCCGGGACAGCACGCTCTATCTTGGCACCAACCGCGCCTTGGGCAACCACGAGTGCAGCCCTGGCCCGCAGTTCAGAGTGGCAGATTTCAAGGATCTCGTCGGCAAGTGGAACCGCTTTGAGGTGTTCGTGAAATGGGCAGGCAACGAAAGCGGCGAAGTCAAGGTCTACTTAGACGGGACCTTCGTGGTTCACTACAAAGGGCCGACCCTTACGGAGGGGCTGGAAAACGTCAACTATTTCGTCTTTGGCGTCTATCTCTGCTGCACCAAAGACGTCAAGCTGACCAAGGCAACCAGCGCACTCTATACTGCGGTGAAACGCGCTGGGAACCGGGACGGGCTGTTCGTCGAGGAAGATCGCGCGCGCCTCAAACAACTACAGCAGGCGCTGAATGCGCTCGGTTGCGATGTCGGCGAGCCGGACGGAAAGCTTGGAGCGCTGACGCGCGACCAAGCACTGTCGTGTAAGGATTTCGGCAAAGACGGGCTTCCGGTGGACCTCACGGTCGCCACGATTGATCGATTCCTAGCAGCGTATGTCAGAAAGGACATCGCGACGCTCCCGGCCGGCAAACTCAAGGGACCCGCCCCTGACATCGCCCTGGTCAGCTACCCTGCCCAGACCGCGCCTGCCGCCGGTCTCGTAGCTGCCGAACTCGTTGTGCATGCGACCGAATCGCAGACGCACCGAAGTGGCAGGGAGGTCGACGTGAATAGCTCGATCGCAGGAAAAGTGGAGAAGTACAAGGAGTTGAAGTCCTTCGATTTTGCCATGCTCGGCAAGTTCAACTTCTCCGAGGGCACGTTCTACCAGTTACAATTCTTTTTCGAGGACCAGGTCAACACACGAGGGAAGGTCGGGACCTGCAGCAACGCGATAATCAAGTTCCCCGACGGCAGCGACCACGCCCAGATCAACTTCATGAGGAAAGGCAATGACTTTATCGCTATCAACGCAAAATGCCTGATCGATGCGCTTCCGAAGAGGCAATCAAAGGTGCTGCGTTTCCTTATGGCGCATTTCACCGACATCGCGGTCGGAATGGCCAGGGACGGCAGCATCGACTTGCTCAGCCACGACGGGCTTAAGATTTTCATGAATCGAGTCGCTCGCGGCGAGATCAGGGTCGGGATGCTGTAACCTGCCATCTTAAGGGCGAGCATTGAGACTACTCCACTGGCGCTTTGCACCCTCCCGATTCTTCGAGTTCGAGCCCGTTCGTCGGTCCTGGGTCAGTGCATTAATGAGCCCTTGACCAGACACCTAGATCGCACCCATGGCAAGCCTCGCCACCAGCCGTCTGCGCCAGACGAAACGCCGCCATCAGCAGTACATCGGCACCATGCCGCTGAGCACGGAAGGTGCCGAGTCGGGAAGCTTGCCAACGCTTGTCCGCAGCGCGTGCGGACGACGGCCGGCTCTGCATTTCTACATTCTCTCCATGAAAATCTTCCCTGAACACCCGCTGCCAACGCCGGTCCCTTTAAATTTTCCGGTGCCGTTGTCACCTTTTATGAAACCAGTCAGGGTATTTCCGCCTGTTCTTCCTTTATGAACAAAGGTCAGTTTCATATTGACGGCGCCGCTGCCAGAAATGTTTCCTGTAATACCGGAGTCAGACGATACTTTGCCGTCACTTATGACGACCAATGATGATAGTTCTCGCCAATCTCCGCAGTCCGTTGTAGCCCGTCTGACTAATCTCCACGTTCCATTGAAAGCGCTCAGCCCACTGGTCTGAGGCACACAACGATCGCCCTGCATCCTCATTTCGTCCTCACAAGCAAGCGGGCAGATACGAGTTCCGACCGCCCTTAGTCTTTCCAGAAGTCCCGCTGTCGGTTCCAACGATACAAGCTTGACACCTTGCCGATCCGCATAGTTCTGAAGCGCTTTGCGGCTGCTGGCTCCCCATTTTCCGTCAGCTTGGCCTTCAAGGCATCCTATGCGAGAGAGTTCCGTTTGAGTGGAGCGCGCAAGGTCGCTGGGGTCCGGGGTAGGTGCCGATGACTGCGCCGAGGGATCGGGGCGTTCAAGGCTTGCGACTTCCGTTCCCTTGGAATCGTCGGTCGCCTTGGTGGCGCGCTCCGCCTCTGGCAACTGCGCCTGCCGTTCGGTTTCCATGCGCTTGGCGATCGCGCTGATCTTCAATCTCGCAAGGGATGCAAAAACGCCGTCCGGAAATTGCTGCAGATATGCTTCGAAGAAGCTCTTGTCGGTGGAGTCCTTGATAGTCGCCCAATATGCAAGTTCGACTGCGTTGTCCGGCGAGGTGGACTTTGGAGCGGGGACAGATGCCGCCTTCGATTCCGTCGCGAGAGGCTTCAACACAACCTCGCCGGTGAGAGAAGAGTTCTCCCACGGCACTTGCTTGCCCTCCGTCGCAGCCAGCACATCGCGACGCACCTCGACAAGCTCACGCGAAATATCCTGCCCCGGTGTCCCGAGGTGAGCGACCAGTGCGGCTGTGAACGGAGAATTCCGCCCTGCTCCATCCATGGCGACATTACCTGGTTGCGTTGCGAATGCTATGAGCGTGCCGACTCCGCTGCCAAGCCTGGCCAGACCCCGACTCACAAAACCGGAGCGCGTCCCCATCGAGCGGGAAAGCTTCTCCGCGAAAGGATTGTCCCGGCAGGCATCGAGGAATATGAGGTTGACCTTGGCGGTGCGCTCCATCGCTGAAAGTACGAGGTCCATCGGAAGGGCCTCGAAGTCGAGGTCATTGTAGCCGGACAGTTCGGCATCGACCGGCACCATGTAGTTGTTGCCATTCACCTGCAGGCCGTGCCCGGCATAGAAGAACAGCGCCATATCGGCTCCGTCGAGCTTTTCCAGGAACTCGCGCACGGTGCGACGCATTCCCGCGAGGTCGAGGTCCTGGCCGCTGACAACCTCGAAGCCAAGGCTTTGAAGCTTGGCATTCATGTCGGACGAATCGTTCTTCGGATTGGCGAGTTGAACGGCATGCTGGTAGGCCGAATTGCCAATTACCAGCGCCACGCGTTTCTCGGCGGCCGCCTGTTCGGAAATGGCAACGAACAATAAAACCAAAAGAATGAAAGCGCTGCGCATGGCAGAAACGGCTCCCCAACAGGAACTGTAGCAGACGCTAATGCAACCGAAAAGAGCTATGCCACCCGACCGCTGACGACCGGCCTGCCCTTAGAGGTGGCTTTCGGCGGACACCGTTTCGGTGCTTGGCCCGCATGTCACGTAAACGGGTGACAATTTGCCTAATAGGGCCGAGCGGGTATGCTGGCGGCAAGTAGCGCTTCCATGGCGTAGGGGGCTATTCGAGTGCGAATACCTCGAGGGATCGTCAGCCTTCGGCGAGGTGGCATCGCCGCTTCGCTCGCCTATCTGGTTCTGCTGTGCATCTCGACTGCTCTCGTGTCACCGCCGCTGGAGAATATCCTGCGCGATGTGATGATGGTTTCGATCTCGCCCTTCACTCGCGCCCCATCCAACATCGTCGTGGTCACGATAACAGAACCGACCCTGGCGAAATTTCCCTATCGGTCACCGCTGGACCGCGGCTTCCTGGCCGACATCGTGGCCCGGATCGAGTCGGCTCACCCTCTTGTCATTGGTATCGATGTGTTGTTCGACCAGCCAACGGAGCCGCAAAAGGATGCGCGGCTGGCGACCGCTATCGAAACCGCCGCTGTGCCCGTGGTGATCGCCTCGGCGTGGCGCTCTGACGGCCTCACCCCGAGTCAGTCCGACTATCTCAACGCGTTCGCTCCGTCGGCAGAGCGGGGCCTTGCCGCGTTGTTGCACGACAATCTCGACGGCGTGGTCCGCGGGGCTTTTCCCGGTCGAGGATCGCAGGGAGGCTGGACGCCAAGCTTCGCGGCAGCGGTAGCAGCGTCGACGGGCATTAGTCGCGACCGCAGGTCGGCCGAAATGGTCTACTACCGCACGGCCAATGGCTTGCCATTCAACTTTCCAACCTATCCGGCGCAGGCCGTTTCGCTGGCACCGCTGAGTTGGTTCGAGGGAAAATATGTTCTTATCGGCCTGGACCTTCAGCAAATAGACCATCATCCAACACCCTTCGCATTGCTGGACGGCGCGCAAACCGGTGTTCTCTCTGGCGTCGTCATCCATGCCCACGCGCTGGCCGGGCTCTTGTCCGGGGATACAGTAACGACCCCTTGGCCTGCCGTGGGATACGCGCCGATGCTTCTTGCCGGGCTGTTCTGTTTGTGGGTCGTTACGCGGCCGATCCCGGTGGCCTTCAAACCTGTTGCGGTCACAGGTGCGGTGCTGCTGGTGTGGGTCGGTGAGATGTGGGCCTTCGCGAGGTTCGCAATACTCGTGCCGATGATCGCCCCTGCATTGCTGGTGCTCGGTCTGTCGGCATTCGTTGGCTTCCTGGCTTGGAGACGGGACGCGAATGCTCGCCACTTCCTACAGAACGCCTTCTCGAAATACGTCAGTCCGGCCGTCGTTGCAGCGATGGTGAAGGAACCTAACACTCTCCAGCTCGGCGGCGAGAGGCGAGAGGTCACCTGTGTATTCACGGATGTCGAGGGATTTACGTCTCTCAGCGAGAAACTCGCGCCAGAGGTCCTCGCAGAGGTATTAAACGAATATCTGCACGGGCTCTGCGAGTTGTTCATTGAGCACGGTGCAACCATCGACAAGGTCATCGGCGATGCAGTGGTCGGCTTCTTCGGGGCCCCGGTAGCGCAAAATGATCAGGCGGACCGGGCGGTGTCCCTGGCGCTGGCTGTACAGGACCTGGCGCAGCGGCTGCGAGAAGCATTGGCGGGACGAGGCCATTCGTTCGGCGCGACCCGCGTCGGTATCCATGGCGGGCCGGCAATCGTCGGCAACTTCGGGGGAAATCGGTTCTTCAACTACACAGCTATTGGAGACACGGTAAACACTGCCGCCAGACTGGAGAGCGCAAACAAGTACATCGGCACGAAAAATTGCATAAGCGCCGAAGTCGCAAAGCAAACAGCGCGGTTCTTACTGCGCCCTGTGGGAATTTTGCGCCTCAAGGGCAAGAGCCAAGGCATCGAGGCCTTCGAAGCAATGAGCCGTACGTCGGAAAATATTATACTTTGCGAGGAATATGGAAAGGCGTACGCCTTGCTTGCCGCCGACGATGAGCTAGCGACAGCGGCATTCGAGCTGTTGGTCACAAAATATCCGCAAGACGCTCTGATCGCTTTTCACCATGGCCGCCTTGCAAGTGGACACTTCCGGGCAGACATTCATCTTCCCGACAAATAGGGCCATCATGACATGAGCCTCATGCGTCCGATCGCCCAAATCGCCTGTCTGGCCCTTGCCGCGGCCGTTCTTATCACGGCGCAAGGCGCGGTGGCCGGCAGCCAGTATGTGATTCTGTCAACTGAGCCGGTGGTGGATGAACTGCCGCCAGGCAAGATCTTTGTGCCAAGTGACGTCATCAACGTGCCAGCTGGTGCGGTCGTCACCTTGCTCGGTGAGGACGGCAGCGTGAATCCCATTTCAGGTCCCGCAGCTTTGGTGGTCACTGAGGATGCCCTGACATCCGACAGTCCGCAGCGGGCCGGCGACGGTCAGGCACGACCTTCGAGCCTGGCCCTAATAGCGAGCCTTCTAACGAACGAGCGCCGGAGGACCGAGTCCATCGGGAGCGCACGCACCACAGCCGATCAGTCCAAACCGAGTGGACTTGACGATCCCTGGGCGATTTCCATCGAAGAATCCGCTCCCGGCTGCATCCGCAATGGCGAAGCGGTGCTGGCGCGTCGCGGGATCGGTGAGAGCGCGGTGTTCTCGGTTCGCATTGGCAGTGGACAGTCGTTTAACGGCCTGGTCTGGAGCGCCGGCAAGCCCACTTACTCTCTTCCTCACCCTGTTCCTGCCGACGTAAAATCCTTCATCGTCGAGACCAGCAAGACATCGGTTTGGATCGAAATAAAAGCGCTTCCCAAAAACGTCGTTCTCGAAAATCCGCTGGAAGTTCTTGGATGGATGGTGCGCAGCGGTTGCAAACGCCAGGCGTTGGCCTTTGTGCGTCGACTTGTGACGAAACAACATTAGCTTGTCAGCCAGGAGCCGAGTCGGGGGGCAACTCATACGAGGAGTTCAACAGCGACGGCAGCCGCTTGATTGCCTGGCCGGCAACTCGCTGATAGCCTCCCCTGTCAGTATTCAGGAGGGGAGCATCAAACTGTGCATTCTCCTGTTTGTGACGTTGGCGGCGGCGCTTTTTGCAAGTTCCGCACTGGCCGATAAGTTCCCTGCCGATTTCAAGAACCATGGGCTCAACGGCCCGGTGAGGCCGGTGACGAAGGGCGGCATCACCACCTTCCAGATATTCGATCGGAAATGCAGCAGCGTGGACTATGGCGACGGCCGCGGCGAGAACGATTGCCACAACGGCAACATACGCTCCACGCTGATAGGCCCGGACGGCAAAACAGGTGTGTATCGGCGTGCAAAATTGGACGCCGATCCGGGGTCAGTTTTGGAAGCCGTTTGACACCTTGCCGTGGATGATGCGGTCTCGACGGCTGTTTTGGCCAGCAGAGGCGCAAAGGCGGAGATCTTCGGAGTGATCGACCTCACCAGCAAAAATGAAACCCGGATCGGCGCCATCAGCTTAGGGCGCGCCATTCAGTTCGTGGCCAATGCGTCGGTGCTTGGATACCACGTTCGTGGTGCAATGGTCTTCTATGGGGAGCCAGGAACGCCAAGCCTGAGGAAAAGGGACTGCGACCGGTTGTGGGCGAAGTATGGGGGCGCCTTGCTCCAACCATAGGGTAGTGTCTCAGCCCAATCCCCAGCTTTAGAGAAAGTCGCCCTGTCTGGGCTTCAAGACCTCGCTCTCGCCGACAGCGGACGCTTCTCCGACCTCGGGATAGATCGTTCTATCTATTGGAATGCAGGCCTCATTTCATGATCGGCAGCTTTGCGCCTCATCTCGGCGGTACCAGGTAAGATTTGCTATGCCCCGAAAGCAGTCATTGTATTCGAAGGCGCTCGAGATCGCGCTTACGGAAAAAGCGGTCAGAAAGGCACTGCGCTAACGCCCCTTCGCTCGGCTGACCCGCCAGATGACGTTACCAACATCGTCGGCGACGAGAAGTGCGCCGGCCCGATCGACAGCAACGCCGACAGGACGGCCCATCGCCTTGCCATCATGTGCGAGGAAGCCGGTGAGCACATCCTTCGGGGGCCCGCGCGGTCTACCGTCGCGGAACGGCACGTAGATCACCTTATAACCGCTGTGTACGCTTCTGTTCCACGAGCCATGCTGGCCAACGAAAGCGCCGTTGCCATAGGCCGTGCCGAGCGACGTGCGGCTGGAGAAGGCCAGTCCTAGAGAGGCGGTATGGGAGCCGAGCGCATAGTCGGGCTTGACCGCCTCCGCCACAAGATCAGGGCGCTGCGGCTTGACGCGTTCGTCGACGTTCTGCCCATAATAGCTATAGGGCCAGCCATAGAAAGCACCGTTGCGAACTGAAGTGATGTAATCAGGCACGAGATCATCGCCAATCTCGTCACGCTCGTTTACGGCGACCCAAAGCTCGCCGGTTTCGGGATTCCAGGAGAGCCCGTTCGGGTTGCGCAGCCCGGACGCGAAAACCCGGGTGCTGCGGCTAGACCGATCCACCTCAAGGACGGCGGCGCGGTTCTTCTCTGCGGCGATGCCATTTTCTCCAGCGTTGCTGTTGGAGCCAACGGTGACATAGAGTTTGCGTCCGTCCGGACTTGCGATCACGTCCTTAGTCCAATGATGGTTGATGTCTCCGGCCGGTAAGTCGACGATCTTTTCCGGCGGCGCGGTTATTCGGGTCTGGCCATTGGAGTAGGGGAAAGCGACGAGCGCGTCGGTCTCGGCGACATAGAGCTTGCCTTTGGAAAGCGTCATGCCGAAGGGCGAATTGAGGCCTTCCACGAAAATTCTGCGCACATCCGCAACGCCGTCGCCATTGGTGTCGCGCAGGAGCGTGATGCGGTTAGCGCTGATGGTCGCAGCGCCGGCTCGCTTCATGGCCTGGTTCATGAAGACCTTTCTGAGGCTGAAGCCGTCGTCATGCTTGGCAGGTGCATTGGTTTCGGCCACAAGCACATCTCCGTTGGGGAGCACGTGCAGCCAGCGCGGATGGTCGAGCCCGGTGGCGAACGCCGTCACCCTGAGCCCCTTCGCCGGGGTCGGCATATCACCTTTCTGCCAGCCTGTTGCCTCCGCGACGTTGACGGTCGGAATCAGCGTGGGTGTCGGTTTCGGCAGGGTAGGGTTGGGGCCGTAACCGCTTGTGGGAACCATTTTCTGAGCTGGAACGCCAGCGCAGCTGACTATGAGGGCTCCCAATCCAGCTATGATCAAGTTTTGTGAGAAGCCAGCATGCATCGAACGTTCCTCCGTTCGGTTTCGCCCCGTGCTCTTTGATTAAACGCAAGTCAGCGGCTTGCTATTCCAATCACGTCAAACAGCAGCTCGCGATCCGTTGCCCGTTAGCGGCCAGAGGGCCGGGAGTTCGCGACCGCTCTGCTCTCTGCCATAGATACGCCGAGAGAAGATTGCGGCAACGCCGGCGGCCAAAACCCGAGCGAACCAAGATAGGCTGGCTGCATGACGCCTGGCTGATTTGCCTGTGGAAAGCATCAAGTGTAGCTCTCGGCCAATGGCTCGAATCGAAAAAAGATCAATGGAATGAGTACATTCCTCCGGCCGCCAAAACCGACGACGCGAATGGCCGCTTCGCGCCCAATCTCGGCCATCAGAGACCGGCCCACCACGATCTCAAAGCGGACATGGTAAGCGGGTTACCCGGAGCTCGCCGGAACTTGGATCTATCGGCCATCCTGCGAAGTCGGCTTACGTGCCAACATGAGAGATTGTGGGCAGATCCAACTGTTGGCGCTTGGTGGAATATCCATGTCCGCCCATTCTGCCGATGGCATCGCGTCACGAAAGATCACGGAATGTTCTCCTAGGCCGCATATTCATATTTCAGTAGCAGGTGAACAGCGCTAGCACGTTGTAGGGCGTTCAACGCCCTCCCCATTGTCGAATTGATGGTCGGCCGGAACGCGCCCCTATCGTGGAAGGCTGCCTGGCGCTGGCCTCCCATCGCCTCGTAATCTTGCGTCGCGAACTTTTCAGGCGAGCGCCGGGTGGCTTCCAACCGTCGGTTGGTCATGGGCTTTTGCGCGCGATTTCGCGCAGTGCCACTTGACTCCTGCCGGGCTCTATGAAAAATTTTGCAGCAACTGATAAAAATATCAAAGGGCGGAAATGGTTGGGTTCGGCAACGGCTTTCTGCGCGACGACGAGACCAGCATGGCCGCCCGTGCCGCCTGGCTGCACTATGCCG
This region of Mesorhizobium sp. M2A.F.Ca.ET.046.03.2.1 genomic DNA includes:
- a CDS encoding FAD-dependent oxidoreductase, yielding MDGRLRVAGTVELGGHKAPPNPRRLALLDRGVRQFFPDLGQPSSQWLGFRPSLPDSRPVIGPSTKSPDVIYAFGHGHLGVTLAPLTARLVADVIHGKYSTLLPPFTSARF
- a CDS encoding heparin lyase I family protein, which gives rise to MQSSKIWLSAIVIGLLCGASASAQDIGDFDPFVTVELSAPNSARRLKDPTGQAPTDTVYSFAIPSGYCNKTPYDASGDSDCKQNSTRSSIRENVFATKKNGSGQPKQSWYGWAVYFPADFQYGQKQNAGHYDLVYWHNKQCPHLTFLNWAGRDSTLYLGTNRALGNHECSPGPQFRVADFKDLVGKWNRFEVFVKWAGNESGEVKVYLDGTFVVHYKGPTLTEGLENVNYFVFGVYLCCTKDVKLTKATSALYTAVKRAGNRDGLFVEEDRARLKQLQQALNALGCDVGEPDGKLGALTRDQALSCKDFGKDGLPVDLTVATIDRFLAAYVRKDIATLPAGKLKGPAPDIALVSYPAQTAPAAGLVAAELVVHATESQTHRSGREVDVNSSIAGKVEKYKELKSFDFAMLGKFNFSEGTFYQLQFFFEDQVNTRGKVGTCSNAIIKFPDGSDHAQINFMRKGNDFIAINAKCLIDALPKRQSKVLRFLMAHFTDIAVGMARDGSIDLLSHDGLKIFMNRVARGEIRVGML
- a CDS encoding caspase domain-containing protein is translated as MRSAFILLVLLFVAISEQAAAEKRVALVIGNSAYQHAVQLANPKNDSSDMNAKLQSLGFEVVSGQDLDLAGMRRTVREFLEKLDGADMALFFYAGHGLQVNGNNYMVPVDAELSGYNDLDFEALPMDLVLSAMERTAKVNLIFLDACRDNPFAEKLSRSMGTRSGFVSRGLARLGSGVGTLIAFATQPGNVAMDGAGRNSPFTAALVAHLGTPGQDISRELVEVRRDVLAATEGKQVPWENSSLTGEVVLKPLATESKAASVPAPKSTSPDNAVELAYWATIKDSTDKSFFEAYLQQFPDGVFASLARLKISAIAKRMETERQAQLPEAERATKATDDSKGTEVASLERPDPSAQSSAPTPDPSDLARSTQTELSRIGCLEGQADGKWGASSRKALQNYADRQGVKLVSLEPTAGLLERLRAVGTRICPLACEDEMRMQGDRCVPQTSGLSAFNGTWRLVRRATTDCGDWRELSSLVVISDGKVSSDSGITGNISGSGAVNMKLTFVHKGRTGGNTLTGFIKGDNGTGKFKGTGVGSGCSGKIFMERM
- a CDS encoding adenylate/guanylate cyclase domain-containing protein — protein: MRIPRGIVSLRRGGIAASLAYLVLLCISTALVSPPLENILRDVMMVSISPFTRAPSNIVVVTITEPTLAKFPYRSPLDRGFLADIVARIESAHPLVIGIDVLFDQPTEPQKDARLATAIETAAVPVVIASAWRSDGLTPSQSDYLNAFAPSAERGLAALLHDNLDGVVRGAFPGRGSQGGWTPSFAAAVAASTGISRDRRSAEMVYYRTANGLPFNFPTYPAQAVSLAPLSWFEGKYVLIGLDLQQIDHHPTPFALLDGAQTGVLSGVVIHAHALAGLLSGDTVTTPWPAVGYAPMLLAGLFCLWVVTRPIPVAFKPVAVTGAVLLVWVGEMWAFARFAILVPMIAPALLVLGLSAFVGFLAWRRDANARHFLQNAFSKYVSPAVVAAMVKEPNTLQLGGERREVTCVFTDVEGFTSLSEKLAPEVLAEVLNEYLHGLCELFIEHGATIDKVIGDAVVGFFGAPVAQNDQADRAVSLALAVQDLAQRLREALAGRGHSFGATRVGIHGGPAIVGNFGGNRFFNYTAIGDTVNTAARLESANKYIGTKNCISAEVAKQTARFLLRPVGILRLKGKSQGIEAFEAMSRTSENIILCEEYGKAYALLAADDELATAAFELLVTKYPQDALIAFHHGRLASGHFRADIHLPDK
- a CDS encoding sorbosone dehydrogenase family protein, producing MHAGFSQNLIIAGLGALIVSCAGVPAQKMVPTSGYGPNPTLPKPTPTLIPTVNVAEATGWQKGDMPTPAKGLRVTAFATGLDHPRWLHVLPNGDVLVAETNAPAKHDDGFSLRKVFMNQAMKRAGAATISANRITLLRDTNGDGVADVRRIFVEGLNSPFGMTLSKGKLYVAETDALVAFPYSNGQTRITAPPEKIVDLPAGDINHHWTKDVIASPDGRKLYVTVGSNSNAGENGIAAEKNRAAVLEVDRSSRSTRVFASGLRNPNGLSWNPETGELWVAVNERDEIGDDLVPDYITSVRNGAFYGWPYSYYGQNVDERVKPQRPDLVAEAVKPDYALGSHTASLGLAFSSRTSLGTAYGNGAFVGQHGSWNRSVHSGYKVIYVPFRDGRPRGPPKDVLTGFLAHDGKAMGRPVGVAVDRAGALLVADDVGNVIWRVSRAKGR